In one window of Microbacterium sp. PM5 DNA:
- the tsaB gene encoding tRNA (adenosine(37)-N6)-threonylcarbamoyltransferase complex dimerization subunit type 1 TsaB: MILGIDTSLGTAVGVVDPDGAVRADRTSDNPLGHAEVIGDLLRDALADAARGPIGQTGAAEPVSLTHVAAGMGPGPFTGLRVGIAAARAFALARNLPVVAVPSHDAAALAILLDDALADPYAPARRFAVVTDARRREVAYSVYEGMDADGLPIRATGPALALRTEIDAVLSAHEADRVEVTTISAAMLAVVASRAVAAGRELAGPEPLYLRAPDVTLPKSVARPGVEGRA; the protein is encoded by the coding sequence GTGATCCTCGGCATCGACACCTCGCTCGGCACCGCCGTCGGCGTCGTCGATCCCGACGGCGCGGTCCGCGCCGACCGCACCAGCGACAACCCGCTCGGCCACGCCGAAGTCATCGGCGACCTCCTGCGCGACGCGCTCGCCGACGCGGCCCGGGGCCCGATCGGACAGACCGGGGCGGCAGAGCCGGTCAGCCTCACACACGTCGCCGCCGGCATGGGGCCGGGCCCCTTCACGGGGCTGCGTGTGGGTATCGCCGCCGCGCGCGCCTTCGCTCTCGCGCGGAACCTTCCGGTCGTCGCCGTGCCCAGTCACGACGCGGCAGCCCTGGCGATCCTCCTCGACGATGCCCTCGCCGATCCGTACGCGCCCGCACGCCGATTCGCCGTCGTGACCGACGCCCGCCGGCGTGAGGTCGCGTACTCGGTCTACGAGGGCATGGATGCCGACGGTCTTCCGATCCGCGCGACGGGACCAGCCCTCGCCCTGCGCACCGAGATCGACGCGGTGCTGTCCGCACACGAGGCGGACCGCGTCGAGGTGACGACGATCAGCGCGGCCATGCTCGCCGTCGTCGCGTCCCGCGCCGTCGCCGCGGGACGCGAGCTCGCCGGTCCGGAGCCGCTCTACCTGCGCGCGCCTGACGTCACGCTGCCCAAGAGCGTCGCCCGCCCGGGCGTCGAGGGGCGCGCATGA
- the alr gene encoding alanine racemase, with amino-acid sequence MSRLPEGVLREAVIDTSAITANVRHLRQLTASEIIAVVKADGYGHGAVRAARAALEGGARRIGVSDIDEALALRRAGIDAPLVAWLHAPGARFAEAASRGVELGVSSLDQLQAAAAAATGDRPVGVHLKIETGLGRNGLAPGDYAVAFAEAARLERIGRLRVVGIFSHLSNTSSADDRAAIERFTDGLALAASHGLAPQLRHIAASHAAIALPESRFGCVRLGIAIYGLSPFADRTSADLGLRPAMTLRAAVAAVRRVPAGQGVSYGYAYRTTQATTLALIPAGYADGVPRAASGGGAVRIGGEVFPVAGRIAMDQFVVDVGDHPVAVGEEAVLFGDPTLGAPPVEVWADAAGTINYEIVTRIGPRVPRREGAV; translated from the coding sequence ATGAGCAGACTCCCCGAGGGCGTGCTGCGCGAAGCCGTCATCGACACCTCCGCGATCACCGCGAACGTGCGGCATCTGCGACAGCTCACGGCATCCGAGATCATCGCCGTCGTCAAGGCGGACGGGTACGGGCACGGCGCCGTGCGGGCGGCCCGCGCGGCGCTGGAGGGCGGTGCGCGCCGCATCGGCGTCTCCGACATCGACGAGGCGCTGGCCCTGCGCCGTGCCGGCATCGATGCCCCCCTCGTCGCCTGGCTGCACGCACCCGGAGCCCGCTTCGCCGAAGCCGCCTCCCGTGGCGTCGAGCTCGGCGTCTCCAGCCTCGATCAACTGCAGGCCGCCGCCGCGGCGGCGACGGGGGATCGCCCCGTGGGCGTGCACCTGAAGATCGAGACGGGTCTCGGCCGCAACGGACTCGCCCCCGGCGACTACGCGGTCGCCTTCGCCGAAGCGGCCCGCCTCGAGCGCATCGGGCGCCTGCGGGTCGTGGGCATCTTCAGCCATCTCTCCAACACGTCCTCCGCCGACGACCGCGCCGCGATCGAACGCTTCACGGACGGGCTCGCGCTCGCGGCATCCCACGGTCTCGCTCCGCAGCTGCGGCACATCGCCGCCTCGCACGCGGCCATCGCCCTGCCCGAGTCGCGCTTCGGGTGCGTGCGGCTCGGTATCGCGATCTACGGGCTGTCGCCGTTCGCCGACCGCACCTCCGCCGATCTGGGCCTGCGGCCGGCGATGACCCTGCGCGCTGCGGTCGCGGCCGTGCGGCGCGTGCCGGCCGGCCAGGGCGTCTCGTACGGCTACGCCTACCGCACGACGCAGGCGACCACGCTCGCGCTGATCCCCGCCGGGTATGCCGACGGTGTGCCGCGCGCAGCCTCCGGCGGCGGCGCCGTCCGCATCGGCGGGGAGGTCTTCCCCGTTGCCGGCCGCATCGCGATGGACCAGTTCGTCGTCGACGTCGGCGACCACCCGGTCGCCGTGGGCGAGGAGGCGGTCCTCTTCGGCGATCCGACGCTGGGCGCGCCGCCGGTGGAGGTGTGGGCGGATGCCGCGGGCACCATCAACTACGAGATCGTCACCCGCATCGGTCCGCGCGTGCCGCGGCGCGAAGGCGCGGTGTGA
- the tsaE gene encoding tRNA (adenosine(37)-N6)-threonylcarbamoyltransferase complex ATPase subunit type 1 TsaE → MNGLDEFVGQREIASPAEMEELGRAFGRALHAGDLVVLTGPLGAGKTTLTRGIAAELGVRGRVQSPTFVIARTHPSLADGPSLVHVDAYRLGTDGELDDLDIDFAHAVVVAEWAAPFADAVADRWWEVEIDRGWSGTGVDNACGTAGPHMAAMEDAAPRLVRITRHG, encoded by the coding sequence ATGAACGGATTGGATGAGTTCGTCGGGCAGCGCGAGATCGCGTCGCCCGCAGAGATGGAAGAGCTCGGCCGGGCTTTCGGTCGCGCGCTGCACGCCGGTGACCTCGTCGTGCTCACCGGTCCGTTGGGCGCCGGAAAGACGACGTTGACGCGCGGCATCGCCGCCGAGCTCGGGGTTCGCGGCCGCGTGCAGAGTCCGACGTTCGTCATCGCCCGCACGCACCCCTCGCTCGCCGACGGCCCCTCACTCGTGCACGTCGACGCCTACCGCCTCGGAACCGACGGCGAGCTCGATGACCTCGACATCGACTTCGCCCACGCCGTCGTCGTCGCCGAATGGGCGGCACCGTTCGCGGACGCCGTCGCCGACCGCTGGTGGGAGGTCGAGATCGACCGGGGCTGGAGCGGCACCGGCGTCGACAACGCCTGCGGCACCGCCGGTCCCCACATGGCCGCGATGGAGGACGCCGCACCACGGCTGGTCCGCATCACTCGCCACGGGTGA